The sequence CGGAATTTGTCTCGTGAAAATTTTGGAATCACCAAAGTGGATATTCTCAAGGGCAATGTCGGCTATGTGGATTTTAAGTATTTTGCTCCGCCGGAAATTGCGGCTGAAACCTATGCCGCGTTGATGGGTTATCTGGCCAACACCGATGCCTTGATTATTGATGTCCGGGCCAGCAACGGCAGCATGTCACCAGATGCGATTCCGATGTTGTGTACTTACTTTTTCGAACAGCCTGTTCACCTCAATGATATTTACTGGCGCGACGATGACAGCACGCGACAGTTCTGGACCTGGGCGTATGTTCCAGGGAAACGCTATGTGAACAAGCCGATGTATGTTCTTACCAGTGGCAAGACATTTTCCGGCGCTGAAGAATTTGCCTACGATCTGAAAAATCTCAAGCGGGCCACTATCATCGGCGACCCAACCGGTGGCGGGGCCAATCCGGGTGGGCCGCGCCAGGCAACCGAACATTTTTCCGTCTGGATTCCCCATGGTCGTGCGATCAATCCGATTACCAAAACTAACTGGGAAGGAGTTGGCGTCGAACCAAACATCAAAATCGCTCCGATTCAGGCCCTCCACACAGCCCACACACTGGCTCTCAAAGAACTGATTTCAAAAACCACGGATCCTGGCTGGAAAGCAAATCTCACCGCCGCTCTCGCCGAACTTGAAGAAAGCCCGATCAAAATCAAAACCTTCACCTTCACCTTGAAAGGCTTTGAATCGGCCAGATCAATCACCGTGGCCGGGAGTTTCAACTTCTGGGCGCCACGCGCCAACCCCCTCACGCGACAAGGCAACACCTGGGTAGCCAAAGTCGAAATCACCCCTGGACGCCATACTTACAAATTTGTGGTGGATGGAAAGTGGATTCTCGATCCTGGAAACCCGAAGACAACCACCGAGGGACAGTATTCAAACTCGGTGCTGGTGGTTGAGTGATACAGAGCGAGTCGGGAGTAGCGAGTTGCGAGGAGTGTCAGAAAGAGCGAGTTGTGAGCCCATTTTTAGGTGGTGCTCTGGCGTTCAATAAAAATTGTTCAAGGTTGAACAATTGGTTATGTGGCTCACTTTCAATACCTTACAAGAATGAGTTTGCACTCTGTCAACGCTTGATTCAACATTCCGGCGTTTGGTACACACCACACAAGTTTTGTCAGGATCAGGAGAAAAAACGATATACCGGCCATCATAAGTCTTGGGTTAGGTGGCGCCCTGCCAGGCGAACCCACCAAATCCGAAGTTTTGGACCATCTGGCTGCCTTTGCGGCCTATGATTTCATCACCAACTTTTATGAAATTGTTGAGGATGAGTTGTATCAGATTTCCAGGAAGGATGGGGAAACCAAAATCACGCTTGTCCATCCAGAAGAAACGCTTCCAGGCTGGAGTCCCTATCAATGTATTGAGCGCTACACGTACCCGGAATGGTACCAGGCCATGTTTGCGACCTGGAATTCACGCCCTGGCGGCGATATCACCTATCGCGACTGGTCAAATGTTGAATATTCAGTGTTTGTTCCGTTTTATGAAGGCCGGTCCCGGTGGGTGAGTGTTCCTCCACTGACCGACAAACTGGGTGTCATCGGAGTCGAGGCAGGCATCTGTATTGGCCAGGAACTGAACCTGCCCAGTTATTTCATCCGGACGCTGGATGTGGCAAATGAATTTGTTTT is a genomic window of Acidobacteriota bacterium containing:
- a CDS encoding peptidase encodes the protein MKFLAQLQLVCVLIALLPVVSLAQTTKLDAATRTASINAILKCLNESYVFPDVARKMEADVRARIARKEYDAIEDGPALALKLTEDLRGVSHDLHIRVEYSAEPHPPEPAGKFVPTPEYFEQLRRNLSRENFGITKVDILKGNVGYVDFKYFAPPEIAAETYAALMGYLANTDALIIDVRASNGSMSPDAIPMLCTYFFEQPVHLNDIYWRDDDSTRQFWTWAYVPGKRYVNKPMYVLTSGKTFSGAEEFAYDLKNLKRATIIGDPTGGGANPGGPRQATEHFSVWIPHGRAINPITKTNWEGVGVEPNIKIAPIQALHTAHTLALKELISKTTDPGWKANLTAALAELEESPIKIKTFTFTLKGFESARSITVAGSFNFWAPRANPLTRQGNTWVAKVEITPGRHTYKFVVDGKWILDPGNPKTTTEGQYSNSVLVVE